From a single Flavobacteriales bacterium genomic region:
- a CDS encoding AHH domain-containing protein translates to MSNLAPAIDPNLTTSRHPGRDEDRDTTSAGPEVSTAPRQTTDVNPNAMSPLSRQGQPLMAPRTDSRQVTLTPNRPSGIDMRTTDRDPNEETTDQDTAPETIHSREMGGAAGDDGDNRSNQPGEVTASVPDTPPVHTNQSTAPAMAGAGQNIASGPTQSPEKTPSPKDAVGNAASGAQGGGPLAPGAGGPSGEGGGKAPESVPDQPLDTGDSSSMIASITSMDAVSFANNMQKASAAAQRLQGEEKKAQQDGLPEIEQPTGVPTKKQKQQAETQLKKDQAPELNPEGNADGKKIETTHENPSGPVPGSHAPHFSEPTASQNEDEGSWWSRLINRIKSYLRSLPEGDSGVSTSAGDRPKVDLSGQADPSQNETHQRTAEKKVDDNQADADMETTKDFGEKDVYPDMETETMRPKTEIMGLEPREGKELGKRDITADVRTSLNANMQSRMDEAVAPKKDEFQQAKDTYETDSAKEKEDGLAKIDEETARVKSEQEGHQAGAAKQVEEERSGWKKENEEIKKRYDKQSTEKKKEIDGKIDKEVKTSEQETDKKLNEAETQAKQEKKKAEDEAKRKKREAENRPRSFWDRVKGAISDFFDKIRSAINAIFDGLRKLVKGIIELAKKVVKGIIELARRAIVGLIKAFGEALKALVSIALAAFPELAKKVRAAIDRAVNKAVDAVNKAAQALKDFADKVLDAIGKALDFILSVYQKFYNAIIDALEFIAVGIIEIIEGIANLVAAARKMPDHFWGEVSKELLGQDVTKPLPGLERTSPPQVPGASPGSATASQADPANAALLSKSTLSPEDVVIDPVPEIDLDPELLAMVLASGGGEVPFGNEEPGDLTMEEIRAMTGGGMPEGGMSPIAPGGTASGGAGGGPDFMSMTDDQKMEYYLSQMSPQCNDMKGEAPKGDSDNSIPDVAKVGPLTVAQRGGFILSQVKKGIANWWECNKVMIIGIMVAALLGLAVAAFFTGGAAILAALQAMMTALTVIFGAILVAKMGYHMGLYMKKAWTGDIEGGAQSLARAIAVGLVELVFNFLFKVGGLLLKIVKRIAKAIVKLAKGAGKLAMKGAKLAWQGLKVVGKTAFKVTRRLAAPIIRGGKVFMKGVGKWIGKGVKKLKDLGKRLKNHFGFKGFSLEIHGSRFYLYGYFNPKKLLATGNVGDISKREARRLRKLGSNEELVGKTINTGGKKAIVISEDFARKLESMTPAQRAAEFKRLEGMTADQIRKLGGGTSKTYQLRKGIPGAKPKNFEAHHILPEELLNNPHIKGFLNKIGFNVNDGAVNGVMLPPSNAARFGRWGRATVHKGYHKAYSDMMEKMVQRQILAYEQALKSGVAEQVARDAARKALIGNLKAIRKALMKGKLRLTPP, encoded by the coding sequence ATGTCAAACCTGGCGCCGGCGATTGACCCTAATCTGACCACCTCCCGCCATCCGGGAAGGGATGAAGACAGGGATACAACCAGCGCCGGTCCGGAAGTCAGCACCGCCCCGAGGCAAACAACGGATGTAAATCCCAACGCCATGTCGCCCCTGAGCCGTCAGGGGCAGCCACTGATGGCGCCCAGAACGGACAGCCGGCAGGTGACCCTTACGCCGAATCGTCCTTCCGGCATCGACATGCGTACGACCGACCGTGATCCCAACGAGGAAACAACGGATCAGGACACGGCGCCGGAAACCATCCACTCCCGCGAAATGGGAGGTGCGGCCGGCGATGACGGAGATAACCGCTCCAACCAACCGGGTGAAGTAACTGCATCAGTGCCTGATACCCCACCCGTACATACGAATCAAAGTACCGCACCTGCTATGGCCGGTGCCGGTCAGAACATAGCGTCCGGACCCACCCAATCGCCGGAAAAAACGCCATCACCCAAAGACGCAGTTGGCAACGCAGCAAGTGGTGCGCAAGGAGGAGGGCCCTTGGCACCTGGTGCTGGCGGACCCTCCGGCGAGGGTGGTGGTAAAGCGCCGGAGTCCGTACCCGATCAACCCCTGGATACCGGCGACTCGTCCTCCATGATCGCGTCCATCACCTCCATGGATGCGGTGAGCTTCGCCAACAACATGCAGAAGGCCTCGGCAGCAGCACAACGTTTGCAGGGTGAAGAAAAGAAAGCCCAGCAGGATGGCCTGCCTGAGATCGAACAACCCACCGGTGTTCCCACCAAAAAGCAAAAGCAACAGGCGGAAACACAACTGAAAAAAGACCAGGCGCCCGAGCTCAACCCGGAAGGAAATGCAGATGGAAAGAAGATTGAAACCACCCATGAGAATCCGTCGGGCCCCGTTCCCGGCAGCCATGCGCCTCATTTCTCCGAACCCACCGCGTCACAGAACGAAGACGAAGGCAGCTGGTGGAGCCGCCTCATCAACCGCATCAAATCCTACCTGCGTTCACTGCCCGAAGGCGATAGCGGCGTAAGCACCTCGGCCGGAGATCGGCCCAAGGTGGATCTGTCCGGACAGGCAGATCCGTCGCAGAATGAAACCCATCAACGCACGGCGGAAAAGAAGGTGGATGATAACCAGGCCGATGCGGATATGGAAACCACAAAGGATTTCGGTGAGAAGGATGTATATCCCGACATGGAAACAGAAACCATGCGCCCCAAAACAGAGATCATGGGACTGGAACCCAGGGAAGGGAAAGAGCTGGGAAAAAGGGATATCACGGCCGACGTTCGCACCTCGCTGAACGCCAACATGCAGTCGCGCATGGATGAAGCCGTAGCGCCCAAGAAGGACGAATTCCAGCAGGCAAAGGATACCTACGAAACCGATAGCGCAAAGGAAAAGGAAGACGGACTGGCAAAGATCGATGAAGAAACCGCCCGCGTGAAATCCGAACAGGAGGGTCATCAGGCAGGCGCTGCCAAACAGGTGGAAGAAGAACGCTCCGGATGGAAAAAGGAAAACGAAGAGATAAAGAAGAGGTACGACAAACAATCAACGGAGAAGAAAAAAGAAATTGATGGGAAGATTGACAAGGAAGTAAAGACCAGCGAACAGGAAACGGACAAAAAACTGAACGAGGCGGAAACCCAGGCCAAACAGGAAAAGAAGAAAGCCGAGGATGAAGCCAAGCGCAAAAAACGTGAAGCCGAAAACCGGCCGCGTAGTTTCTGGGACAGGGTGAAAGGCGCCATCTCAGATTTCTTCGACAAGATCAGGAGCGCCATCAACGCCATATTCGATGGCTTGCGCAAACTCGTGAAGGGCATCATCGAGCTGGCCAAAAAAGTGGTGAAAGGCATCATCGAGCTGGCACGCCGTGCGATCGTGGGATTGATCAAAGCTTTCGGCGAAGCGCTGAAAGCCCTGGTGTCCATTGCGCTGGCTGCCTTCCCTGAACTGGCAAAAAAAGTGAGGGCTGCGATAGACAGGGCGGTGAACAAGGCGGTGGATGCGGTGAACAAGGCCGCTCAGGCGCTGAAGGATTTTGCAGACAAGGTGCTGGATGCCATCGGCAAGGCACTCGACTTCATCCTGTCGGTTTACCAGAAGTTCTACAATGCCATCATCGATGCCCTTGAGTTCATTGCGGTGGGCATCATCGAGATCATTGAAGGCATTGCCAACCTGGTGGCGGCGGCACGGAAAATGCCCGACCATTTCTGGGGTGAAGTGTCCAAAGAGCTCCTCGGTCAGGATGTGACCAAACCATTGCCCGGACTCGAACGCACGTCACCGCCACAGGTACCGGGCGCATCTCCGGGATCTGCCACCGCGTCTCAGGCCGATCCGGCCAATGCAGCGTTGCTGAGCAAATCAACCCTGAGTCCGGAAGACGTGGTGATTGATCCCGTGCCCGAGATCGATCTGGATCCGGAACTGCTGGCGATGGTACTGGCTTCCGGCGGAGGTGAAGTTCCGTTCGGCAACGAAGAACCCGGTGACCTGACGATGGAAGAAATAAGGGCCATGACCGGCGGCGGCATGCCTGAAGGCGGCATGAGTCCGATAGCACCCGGTGGCACAGCAAGCGGTGGTGCAGGCGGTGGTCCCGACTTTATGTCCATGACCGACGACCAGAAGATGGAATACTACCTCTCGCAGATGTCGCCGCAATGCAACGACATGAAAGGCGAGGCGCCCAAAGGTGACAGCGACAACAGCATCCCCGATGTGGCCAAGGTGGGCCCGTTGACTGTGGCACAGCGAGGAGGGTTCATCCTCTCACAGGTGAAGAAAGGCATCGCCAACTGGTGGGAGTGCAACAAGGTCATGATCATCGGCATCATGGTAGCTGCCCTGCTTGGGCTGGCAGTGGCGGCATTCTTCACGGGCGGCGCAGCGATACTTGCCGCCCTGCAGGCCATGATGACGGCCCTTACCGTGATCTTCGGCGCCATCCTGGTGGCCAAGATGGGTTACCACATGGGACTCTACATGAAGAAGGCATGGACCGGAGATATTGAGGGTGGCGCGCAAAGTCTGGCACGGGCCATTGCGGTGGGACTCGTTGAATTGGTGTTCAACTTCCTGTTCAAAGTGGGTGGTTTGTTGCTGAAGATTGTGAAACGCATTGCGAAGGCGATTGTCAAACTCGCCAAGGGTGCAGGGAAACTTGCGATGAAAGGCGCTAAGCTGGCGTGGCAGGGTTTGAAGGTAGTGGGCAAAACAGCGTTCAAGGTAACGCGACGGCTGGCGGCACCGATCATCCGGGGTGGAAAAGTATTCATGAAGGGTGTTGGAAAATGGATCGGAAAAGGAGTGAAGAAATTGAAGGACCTGGGTAAGCGTCTCAAAAATCATTTCGGGTTCAAAGGCTTCTCGCTGGAAATTCACGGAAGCAGGTTCTACCTGTATGGCTATTTCAATCCCAAGAAACTTCTGGCAACCGGGAATGTGGGCGACATCAGCAAACGTGAAGCACGGCGCCTGCGTAAGTTGGGCAGCAACGAAGAGCTGGTGGGTAAAACCATCAACACAGGTGGAAAAAAAGCCATCGTGATCTCCGAAGATTTTGCGCGCAAACTGGAAAGCATGACCCCGGCGCAACGGGCGGCCGAGTTCAAACGACTGGAAGGCATGACGGCGGATCAGATCCGTAAACTCGGTGGCGGCACCAGTAAAACCTACCAGTTGCGAAAAGGCATTCCCGGAGCGAAACCCAAGAACTTCGAGGCCCACCATATCCTCCCTGAAGAACTGCTCAACAATCCGCACATCAAAGGCTTCCTCAATAAGATCGGATTCAATGTGAACGACGGCGCCGTCAATGGTGTGATGCTGCCGCCATCGAATGCAGCCCGGTTCGGCAGGTGGGGAAGAGCCACCGTTCACAAAGGCTACCACAAGGCCTACTCCGACATGATGGAGAAAATGGTGCAACGACAAATACTTGCCTACGAACAGGCACTCAAGAGCGGCGTGGCCGAACAGGTAGCCCGCGATGCAGCGCGGAAGGCGCTGATCGGAAACCTGAAGGCGATCCGCAAAGCATTGATGAAAGGAAAACTACGCCTGACACCTCCCTGA
- a CDS encoding response regulator encodes MIRCAIIEDQPSAAEVIRYILQKNFPEFKIEGVARDVSEGVALLRKTEPDLVLTDVELPSGTGFDILNVTSDIPY; translated from the coding sequence ATGATTCGTTGCGCAATTATCGAAGATCAGCCGAGTGCGGCTGAAGTGATCAGGTATATTCTTCAAAAGAACTTCCCGGAATTCAAAATAGAAGGCGTTGCAAGAGACGTCAGCGAAGGCGTTGCTTTGCTCCGTAAAACGGAACCCGACCTGGTGCTGACAGATGTGGAACTTCCCTCCGGTACCGGGTTTGATATCCTGAATGTCACCTCCGATATTCCGTACTAA
- a CDS encoding LytTR family transcriptional regulator: MKPVDEPELVNAIKLAQQKIENKGSRARFAKDRLILSNQQGMIFTHAANIIRVEADSNYSTFYFNDQQRQVISRNVGYYEELLVPHNFFRIHQKHLVNLSHVKKFIKGDIDLVEMCDDSRVEVSRRRKGEFLQAMKANEEQAS; encoded by the coding sequence ATGAAGCCCGTGGACGAACCGGAATTGGTGAATGCCATTAAATTGGCTCAGCAAAAGATTGAGAACAAGGGCAGCAGGGCGAGATTTGCGAAAGACCGGCTGATCCTGAGCAACCAGCAGGGCATGATCTTCACCCATGCGGCAAACATCATCCGGGTGGAAGCCGACAGCAACTACAGCACCTTCTACTTTAACGATCAGCAACGGCAGGTAATCTCCAGAAACGTGGGCTACTACGAAGAACTGCTGGTGCCGCACAACTTCTTCCGTATACACCAGAAACACCTGGTGAACCTGTCACACGTGAAGAAGTTCATCAAGGGAGACATTGACCTGGTGGAAATGTGTGATGACAGCCGTGTAGAGGTTTCCAGAAGAAGGAAAGGCGAATTCCTGCAGGCGATGAAAGCCAATGAAGAGCAGGCTTCCTGA
- a CDS encoding histidine kinase translates to MTALRLQAQELAFKHYDTGEGLPGSEVYDVLEDSQGYMWFATDMGVARYDGYAFEAFTTEDGLSDNTIFEICEDGKGRIWFAGFNQRLCYFERGRIHPFVNNDALIRMINNKSGLILGMVVDANNYIYLGLKSGGYFRITSGGEIISLAPNSSPTRYGWYSVPVENDRITFTIKPSEFARNYRGYVIEGKDTLQLFDDVTKKGEAGLGSGFVLRSLAVNDTLQLAVWGKNLWWITPDTVILKTMEYSALHLQEDSTGNVWVSLIDGGVYRFTPPLSPDHQPDQWLKGVSVTSVTRDRQGGMWFGGMTEGVYYLPTSNMHIMPFYESRNVNTMLFMEAGKDCIYLANILGAVDELSFEGKRVRHYAEREHSDASHVRHTTMDRKGDRFILWEGGMKRIEYVRNGEVRPIPFNRMVRDAVCIGDTIVGVGIRTISCLVGDTQYLNVLPKSYSATMTSVTGMSVGDLYIGTVEGLYRYRSGAFYFLGDTDKRLRARVTAMEIAPDGTIWIATKGAGLLVYKDSVLRQYSEADGLCNNLLTDVTLDDNGDVWVTSFSGASRVRPGNEHPILTLTTASGIASNHVMQVATGGGKVWLLTDKGLSWFSREVVDPETYFAPIRFREVMVNNVPAPDTSHLLLKPGERNIEIRFAALDYQQSGKVRYRYRIAGLEESWSTTTLHSVRYAKLPKGEYTFEVTAANQLGQWNPVPATFEFTIQPYIYETTWFMLLGVALLIGSAVWYGRYRIRQLAWKNAIREEQNNFQMQALIAQMNPHFLYNSLCSIQYFIIRHDIDTSNSFIAHFARLMRLVLENSQKPLIPLEAELEALENYMKLEVLRLPQGFDYSIEVDDDVNTREVKFPSLLLQPFVENAIWHGLIPKSDRGRLSIRITRAGNRLRCEIEDNGVGRQAAATNRETSRPGHESHATKLIDKRLDLLHQMMGEVFHCEYIDLKDADDHPVGTCVVLTFPEIR, encoded by the coding sequence ATGACCGCACTCCGGTTGCAGGCGCAGGAACTTGCTTTCAAACATTACGATACGGGTGAAGGTCTTCCGGGCTCCGAAGTATACGATGTGCTTGAAGATTCCCAAGGTTACATGTGGTTCGCAACCGACATGGGTGTGGCCCGCTACGACGGATATGCCTTTGAAGCTTTTACCACCGAGGATGGCCTCTCGGACAACACCATTTTTGAAATCTGTGAGGACGGGAAGGGGAGGATCTGGTTCGCCGGATTCAACCAGCGCCTGTGCTATTTTGAACGAGGGCGAATTCATCCTTTCGTTAACAATGATGCCCTGATCCGCATGATCAACAACAAGTCGGGGTTGATCTTAGGGATGGTGGTGGATGCCAACAATTATATTTATCTGGGTTTGAAATCCGGTGGTTATTTCCGGATCACATCCGGAGGTGAAATCATTTCACTTGCACCGAATAGCAGCCCTACAAGGTATGGATGGTATTCCGTTCCCGTAGAGAATGACAGGATCACATTCACGATCAAACCGTCGGAATTCGCAAGAAATTACAGGGGGTATGTCATCGAAGGGAAAGATACCCTTCAGCTATTTGATGATGTAACCAAAAAAGGCGAAGCGGGTTTGGGATCCGGGTTTGTTCTTCGCAGCCTGGCTGTGAATGATACGCTTCAGCTTGCGGTATGGGGTAAAAATTTGTGGTGGATAACACCGGATACGGTGATCCTTAAAACAATGGAATATTCTGCCCTTCATCTTCAGGAAGATTCGACCGGGAATGTGTGGGTTTCACTTATTGATGGCGGTGTGTATCGGTTCACACCACCACTTTCACCGGATCACCAACCCGATCAATGGCTGAAGGGCGTATCGGTTACATCCGTTACAAGAGACCGGCAAGGCGGGATGTGGTTCGGAGGTATGACCGAAGGCGTGTATTATCTTCCCACTTCCAACATGCACATCATGCCATTTTACGAATCCCGGAATGTGAATACCATGTTGTTTATGGAAGCCGGTAAGGACTGCATATACCTGGCCAACATCCTGGGTGCTGTTGATGAGCTGTCGTTCGAAGGAAAACGTGTCAGGCATTATGCCGAAAGGGAACATTCCGATGCAAGCCATGTTCGTCATACAACCATGGACCGTAAGGGCGACAGATTCATCCTATGGGAAGGCGGGATGAAAAGAATTGAATATGTGCGAAACGGGGAGGTCCGGCCAATACCCTTCAACAGGATGGTGCGGGATGCAGTATGTATCGGAGATACCATTGTGGGCGTAGGTATCCGAACCATCTCATGCCTGGTGGGAGATACACAATACCTGAATGTTCTCCCGAAATCATATTCAGCTACCATGACCTCTGTAACCGGCATGTCGGTAGGGGATCTATACATCGGTACCGTGGAGGGATTGTATAGGTATCGCTCCGGAGCTTTTTATTTTCTCGGCGATACGGACAAAAGGCTTCGCGCCCGGGTTACCGCCATGGAGATTGCCCCCGACGGGACCATATGGATCGCGACAAAAGGTGCCGGATTGCTGGTATACAAAGATTCCGTTCTCCGCCAGTACAGCGAAGCCGACGGACTATGCAACAACCTGCTCACGGATGTAACGCTTGATGACAACGGGGATGTGTGGGTGACCTCATTCTCCGGCGCCAGCCGGGTGAGGCCTGGAAATGAGCATCCCATCCTCACCCTGACGACCGCATCCGGTATCGCCAGCAACCATGTGATGCAGGTTGCAACAGGTGGCGGAAAAGTATGGTTGCTTACCGATAAGGGGTTGAGTTGGTTTTCCAGGGAGGTGGTTGATCCTGAGACGTATTTTGCACCCATCCGTTTCCGGGAAGTGATGGTCAACAATGTGCCGGCCCCGGATACCAGTCACCTGCTACTTAAACCCGGCGAAAGAAACATTGAAATCCGTTTTGCGGCACTCGACTACCAGCAGTCGGGCAAGGTTCGTTACCGCTACAGGATTGCCGGATTGGAAGAGTCATGGTCAACGACAACCCTGCACTCCGTGCGATATGCCAAACTCCCCAAGGGCGAATACACGTTCGAGGTAACGGCAGCCAACCAGCTCGGTCAGTGGAACCCGGTTCCCGCAACCTTCGAATTCACCATACAACCTTATATATATGAAACCACCTGGTTCATGTTGCTGGGTGTTGCGTTGTTGATCGGGTCGGCCGTTTGGTACGGCAGGTACCGGATCCGCCAACTGGCATGGAAAAATGCCATCAGGGAAGAGCAGAACAATTTCCAGATGCAGGCGCTCATCGCCCAGATGAACCCCCACTTCCTGTACAATTCGCTGTGTTCGATCCAGTATTTCATCATCCGCCATGATATCGATACTTCCAACAGTTTCATTGCGCACTTCGCCCGCCTCATGCGGCTGGTGCTGGAAAACTCACAGAAGCCGCTCATCCCCCTGGAAGCGGAACTGGAAGCCCTGGAGAATTATATGAAACTGGAGGTGCTGCGCCTTCCCCAGGGTTTCGATTATTCCATTGAAGTGGACGATGACGTCAATACCCGGGAAGTGAAATTTCCCAGCCTGCTGCTGCAGCCTTTTGTTGAGAATGCCATCTGGCACGGACTGATACCGAAATCCGACCGGGGCCGTCTCTCCATCCGGATCACCAGGGCTGGTAACCGCCTCCGGTGCGAAATTGAAGACAACGGCGTGGGCAGGCAAGCTGCTGCCACCAACCGGGAAACATCCAGGCCCGGCCATGAGTCGCATGCCACCAAACTTATAGATAAGCGGCTCGACCTGCTGCACCAGATGATGGGCGAGGTCTTTCATTGTGAGTATATCGATCTGAAAGATGCAGACGACCATCCGGTTGGTACATGCGTGGTTCTCACGTTTCCGGAGATCAGATAG
- a CDS encoding T9SS type A sorting domain-containing protein, producing MKTLRLILLIALTGVCGISRGQLIFTENFANGNAWTMVNPGTPLPQLNIANNVFAFNLCSNPGSAERRAFRPIPPLTNQPFRVEFEFRPTQGVGGVGHHIMALTCTNQDPFRTRVANPYNGNSMLEVMYNSNLGGTNYHFMIRSKLPNAAPVNQGAIIPAAALNVTYYCRLERFGSNQDVLLSIFSDPQRTNPIPGSPVCATVPNINCLQFLQIGANTDADPRRTLSAAVDNINIFTSTIGDQGIQPVLNMGSQFSQGQPIMADGTGSTGNITLHQWIIAESDQWWNTDWSKSCNTGWVPGPPGIIDLTTLPNCSGGITFEAGKCYRVVLVVRGNCNDWNDTQQLICLNPPLTAYWGCEAYGTPGNVIYQDCCTPTFGPPPFQFLWSDGNTTPCAQGPPGTVVSLTVTNANGETRTKSNIVLQCPIPPGFKTDGDAEQKDAALAPNRYAIFPNPGKGIIKTNFGEVQSSVRVAVYDLAGNLVYQKDEANTSQVTLDLSRVSKGIYQVRVQTENWVETQRLVMY from the coding sequence ATGAAAACCTTACGACTCATCTTGCTAATCGCCCTGACCGGTGTATGTGGCATCAGCCGCGGTCAGTTGATATTCACGGAAAACTTTGCCAACGGGAACGCATGGACAATGGTCAATCCCGGAACCCCGTTGCCTCAGTTGAATATCGCCAATAATGTATTTGCATTCAACTTGTGTAGCAACCCCGGCTCTGCTGAACGAAGGGCCTTCCGGCCCATTCCGCCATTAACAAATCAGCCGTTTCGGGTGGAGTTTGAGTTCCGGCCTACGCAGGGTGTCGGGGGCGTGGGGCATCACATTATGGCGCTGACGTGCACGAACCAGGATCCTTTCAGGACCAGAGTGGCGAATCCATACAATGGCAATAGCATGCTGGAAGTAATGTACAATTCCAATCTGGGAGGCACCAATTATCACTTCATGATACGGTCCAAGTTACCGAACGCAGCACCGGTTAATCAGGGAGCAATCATCCCGGCTGCTGCGCTGAATGTAACTTACTATTGCCGGTTGGAAAGATTTGGCAGTAACCAGGACGTATTGCTCAGCATCTTTTCAGATCCGCAAAGAACCAATCCGATACCGGGATCACCGGTGTGCGCTACCGTACCCAATATCAATTGCCTGCAATTCCTTCAGATCGGAGCCAATACCGATGCAGACCCAAGAAGAACATTGTCGGCAGCCGTGGATAATATCAATATTTTTACCAGTACCATCGGCGATCAGGGCATTCAGCCTGTTCTGAACATGGGGAGTCAATTCAGCCAGGGGCAACCCATCATGGCAGACGGAACCGGGTCAACGGGTAACATCACCTTACACCAATGGATCATTGCCGAATCGGACCAGTGGTGGAATACCGATTGGAGCAAGTCCTGCAATACCGGATGGGTACCGGGCCCTCCCGGAATCATAGATCTGACCACGTTGCCCAACTGTTCAGGCGGAATCACATTTGAAGCCGGAAAGTGCTACCGGGTGGTGCTGGTTGTCAGGGGCAATTGTAACGACTGGAACGATACGCAACAACTGATTTGCCTGAACCCACCGTTGACAGCATATTGGGGGTGTGAAGCATATGGTACTCCGGGCAATGTGATATATCAGGATTGTTGCACGCCAACATTTGGACCACCGCCCTTTCAATTCTTGTGGAGTGACGGTAATACCACACCGTGCGCGCAAGGCCCCCCCGGTACCGTGGTTAGTCTGACCGTTACCAATGCAAATGGAGAGACCAGAACCAAATCCAACATCGTACTTCAATGTCCGATTCCTCCGGGATTTAAAACGGATGGGGATGCGGAGCAGAAGGATGCGGCATTAGCCCCGAACAGGTATGCGATCTTCCCCAATCCCGGAAAGGGCATTATTAAAACCAACTTCGGTGAGGTGCAGTCGTCCGTTCGTGTTGCAGTATATGACCTTGCAGGCAATCTGGTGTACCAAAAGGATGAAGCCAATACCAGTCAGGTAACCTTGGACTTGTCACGGGTATCCAAAGGTATCTATCAGGTAAGGGTGCAAACCGAAAATTGGGTTGAAACCCAACGCCTGGTGATGTACTAA